GCGAAATTAATTAAGCAATCCGACTTGGGGCATGTGCATATTGCACCACATGCGCTCCGGTCAGCAGCAGTCTTTTCCATTATGACCCGCTTGAAAGAATCGAAAAAACAAGGGGCCGATCTGCTGAAAAAGATGCGGCTGTATGACGGTGAATCGGTGGAAGGCTTCAAGGGAGCCGATCTGGAAGAGTTGCGTAACGAGCATGCCGATGAAGGAATGTCCGGTATTGATCCGCGTTATGTTATCAACCGTATCTCTAGTGCACTGATCCGTCGCGATACGGAGTGCATCAATGCGCTTGATATTCTTCGGGCGCTAAAAGAAGGCTTTGACCAGCATCCGTCCATCACCAAGGAGCAGCGGGAGAGGTATATGAACTTCATCTCGATCGCGCGCAAGGAATACGACGAGCTGGCGAAAAAAGAAGTGCAGAAGGCGTTTGTCTACAGCTATGAAGAGTCGGCAAAAACGCTTATGGATAACTATTTGGACAATGTAGAAGCTTATTGCAACATGAACAAAATCCGTGATCCCGTTACCGGTGAGGAGATGGATCCAGATGAGCGCCTGATGCGTTCCATCGAGGAGCAAATCGGCATCTCGGAAAATGCCAAGCGGGCCTTCCGTGAAGAAATTCTCATCCGTATCTCGGCCTACGCGCGTAAAGGGAAGCGCTTTGACTACAGCACGCATGATCGTCTACGGGAAGCTATCGAGAAGAAGCTGTTTGCCGATCTGAAGGATGTCGTCAAGATTACGACCTCGAACAAAACACCGGATGAGCATCAGCTCAAGAAAATTAATGAGGTTACCAAGCGTCTTATCGAAGAGCATCAATATTGCCCGGTTTGCGCAAATGAGCTGCTGCGCTACGTGGGAAGCCTGTTGAACAGATGACAGAACGTTGGCGACATGAGGGGCACGTCATAATCATATTCGGCGCAGATTGCGCCAGTTGCTAGGAGGAGACGGCATGAAAGATGAATCATCGTTCATTGTCTCCCGGGAAGACTGGTCGCTGCACCGCAAAGGGTACCAGGACCAAAATCGACACCAGGAAAAAGTGAAAGAAGCGATCAAAAAAAATCTGCCCGATCTCGTCAGCGAAGAAAACATCATCATGTCGAATGGTCGGGAAGTCATTAAGATCCCTATTCGCTCCCTGGATGAATACCGATTGCGTTTTAACTTCCAAAAGGGAAAACATGGCGGTCAAGGTAAAGGAAACAGTAAAGTAGGCGATGTCGTAGCCCGTGACGGTGATCCTGCGCAAGGGCCAGGAAAGGGTCAGGGAGCGGGCGACCAGCCAGGTGTAGACTACTATGAGGCTGAAATCAGCGTAGAAGAATTGCAGGAGATGCTTTTCGCCGAGCTGGAGCTGCCGAACCTTCAACAAAAAGACGAGGAACAAATCGTCGTGGAAGAGACTCGGTTCAATGATGTCAGGAAAAAGGGCTTGATGGGCAATATTGATAAAAAACGTACGCTGATTGCGGCCATCCGCCGAAATGCGCTGGCAGGCTACAGTGATATGGAGCTGGGGATCACTGATGATGATCTGCGCTTCAAGACGTGGGAAGAGATCATCAAGCCTCATTCCAATGCTGTCATTATTGCGATGATGGATACTTCCGGATCGATGGGCGTGTTTGAAAAGTATATCGCCCGCAGCTTTTTCTTCTGGATGGTACGGTTTTTACGCACCAAGTACGAAAAGGTCGAGATCGTCTTCATTGCCCATCATACGGATGCGAAGGAAGTGACGGAGGACACCTTTTTCTCGAAAGGGGAGAGCGGGGGGACGATCTGCTCCTCTGCTTACAAAAAAGCGTTGGAGATCATCGATAGCCGCTACCCGACATCGCAGTACAACATTTACCCGTTCCATTTTTCCGATGGCGACAACCTCACGTCTGACAATGAACGTTGCGTAAAGCTGGTAAAAGAGCTCATAGAGAGATGCAACATGTTCGGCTATGGGGAAGTGAATCAGTATAATAGGCACAGTACCCTCATGTCAGCGTATCGCCACATCAAGGAGCCGAAATTCATGCATTGTGTCATTCGGGAAAAGGGCGAGGTATACAAGGCGTTGCGTACTTTCTTTGGCAAGAAAGAAGCTGTGAGGTAATCCATAGAAGCAACCGGGCGAGAAATCGTCCGGTTGACTTGTATTTGTTTGCATGAGTCGGATGAACAAAATGTGAGGGGTGTTACTATGTATCCACAAAAGCATCGGATGCGCAACACGGGAGCCTTCACTTTCTTGGCATACTTTACATTAGGCGCAGGTGTACTGCTATTTTCCATCGGTTTATACAATGCGACGGGTCTTCAGCTGCACGAAAAGGGATACTATATCGCATGCATGCTTCTAGTAGCAGTTGGATCGATTTTGACACAAAAAGTAGTGAGAGATAATGCAGAGGATCGAGCGATTATTGAGGAGCAGGAAAGAGAATTTAACTTGAAGGTATCGAAAGTGGAGAAAGAAACGCCGAAATAGCCCAATCCTATAGAATAATCAGTAGCGTGGAGAGCTAATGAGATGATCGCAAAATAAAACCGTCAGAGTCATGCCCTGACGGTTTTTCGAATGAGCTCGATAAACTCCTCTGCTTTCTCGATATGTGGAGCGTGCCCCACATTTTCCATGACAATCTCCTGATAGGAACCACCAGCGCGCTGATATTGTTCGAGCACGTCACGAATTTGGGAGACCATCGGCTGAGGGGGATATTCGTCTTCCCCCGGCCAGCCGGGGACATAGCCACGCTTGCCCAGCGTACCGAAATCAGCCAGCGACTGATCCGAGACAATGGCATCATCTGCACCGCGAATCCATAAAATCGGACACTTCGGCTCCATCTGGACAATACCGGACAAATTTACGTATTTGGGAGAAATCGCATTCGTAATTCCTTTCGTTCCAGGAGCAACGCCGGGCCAATCGTTCACGTATTCAAAGGTACCGGGGTAAAAGTCCTCTCCCGTTCTCGTAGAGAGTATGGCGCGCACATAACGGTCTTCCTGCTCTGGGCCAACTTGGAATGGGGGCTTGAAATAAAGCTGATTCATGACATTGCGAGGACTGGAGGGAGATTCATTTCCCATATCTTTGGCTGCAATCCTTTTGACCAGCTCGGAGTTGACGGCTCCCCCACCTGAGCCCGAGAAGCTGCTGTAGCACGGGTTGCCAGCTATATCCTTGGTTCCACCAAAGCCGTAAGGGGACATAGGGGCGATGAGAATCAGAGAGCGGACTTCCTGCGGGTGATCGATGGCAAACTGCATCGCGATCCCGCCACCCAACGACCAGCCGGCAAGATGGACAGGTGTTGGCAAGCCCAATGCCCGAATAAACGAATGAAGGTCATCCGACCAGTCTCGCAAACCGCGTGTCGCATCAATGGGCAATGCTTCACTTGCTCCATAGCCTCGCATATCAGGTGCATATACACGGTACTGGTCACATAGAGCCGCAATGGTATCATCCCAGAACAAGTTGGCTGACGCATTGCCGTGAATGAGGAGGAGCGGTTCTCCTTCCGGTACGCCTGCTGTCAGGTAGGAAACGAGCAATCGATCGGTCTGAATCGTTTTGGTTTCGATTCGTGCATCCATCAATGATGTGCCTCCTTTCAAGTGATTGATATCAGAATATTCTTATTATATACCCATTCAGTTACAAAATGAAAAAAGAAAACAACCGCCATTGAAAAGGCGGTTGCAGGAAGGCTACATATGGAGACCACGCATTTGCTGTTCGATTTTCTCAAAGCCGCCAGAAACCTTAACGACTTCGTCTTTTTGCTCAGAAACGAGAACAAGCACTTCTTCCAGGCTCTCTTTGTTCTTGTCGGTAATATCGGCGTTGACTTCTACTTTTGCGCCAACTTCCTGAATCATGCTGTGAACATGGACGATGAACTCTTGCAGGTTCTTCGTTTTATCGGCGAAGTTTTGCATGTAGTTGTCTACATTGGTGAACATTTCTTGTACTTCGAGGATGCCCTCGCTATTTTTCTCAAAAGACGTCTGTGACTCGGAAATCATATCCGATACGAGCTTCATTTTTTCACGAATGGTCATGAGCAAGCTCGAGATCGACTCGGAGGATAGCTTGGAGGATTCAGCGAGCTTGCGTACTTCATCTGCTACGACAGCAAATCCTCGGCCGTGTTCACCTGCCCGAGACGCTTCAATCGTGGCATTGAGTGCCAACAGGTTGGTTTGTGCAGAAATATCGGAAATGGTTTGAATGATTTTCCCAATCGATTCGGTTTCTTTATTGAGCTCTTGAATCAGCTGGTTCGTACCTTGGATGTCCGTGATGAATCGTTCAAAGTCATTGCCGATGTTGCCGATGCGTTTTCCACTCTCGCTAGTGGCTTCTTTGGTCGATTCTACGTACTCATGCATCTCTGTAACAGAGCGGGTCATGTCCTCAACTTGCAGATTCGTGGAGCTCATTTCCCGACGCAGCTCGTCCGTATTGCTAGTCTGGACCGTAAAGGACTCCATAATGTCTTGCAGGG
The window above is part of the Brevibacillus brevis NBRC 100599 genome. Proteins encoded here:
- the yhbH gene encoding sporulation protein YhbH — protein: MKDESSFIVSREDWSLHRKGYQDQNRHQEKVKEAIKKNLPDLVSEENIIMSNGREVIKIPIRSLDEYRLRFNFQKGKHGGQGKGNSKVGDVVARDGDPAQGPGKGQGAGDQPGVDYYEAEISVEELQEMLFAELELPNLQQKDEEQIVVEETRFNDVRKKGLMGNIDKKRTLIAAIRRNALAGYSDMELGITDDDLRFKTWEEIIKPHSNAVIIAMMDTSGSMGVFEKYIARSFFFWMVRFLRTKYEKVEIVFIAHHTDAKEVTEDTFFSKGESGGTICSSAYKKALEIIDSRYPTSQYNIYPFHFSDGDNLTSDNERCVKLVKELIERCNMFGYGEVNQYNRHSTLMSAYRHIKEPKFMHCVIREKGEVYKALRTFFGKKEAVR
- a CDS encoding YiaA/YiaB family inner membrane protein, whose translation is MYPQKHRMRNTGAFTFLAYFTLGAGVLLFSIGLYNATGLQLHEKGYYIACMLLVAVGSILTQKVVRDNAEDRAIIEEQEREFNLKVSKVEKETPK
- a CDS encoding alpha/beta fold hydrolase; translated protein: MDARIETKTIQTDRLLVSYLTAGVPEGEPLLLIHGNASANLFWDDTIAALCDQYRVYAPDMRGYGASEALPIDATRGLRDWSDDLHSFIRALGLPTPVHLAGWSLGGGIAMQFAIDHPQEVRSLILIAPMSPYGFGGTKDIAGNPCYSSFSGSGGGAVNSELVKRIAAKDMGNESPSSPRNVMNQLYFKPPFQVGPEQEDRYVRAILSTRTGEDFYPGTFEYVNDWPGVAPGTKGITNAISPKYVNLSGIVQMEPKCPILWIRGADDAIVSDQSLADFGTLGKRGYVPGWPGEDEYPPQPMVSQIRDVLEQYQRAGGSYQEIVMENVGHAPHIEKAEEFIELIRKTVRA
- a CDS encoding methyl-accepting chemotaxis protein translates to MDNMDNIDNVDLLRRRNNWVVIVFASIITVVQVLNLFLGVSYTFVFTILGILYGVLAPFTYISNRPSFREKAAPFMKFFNFAVIGIFMFIIVGLDPHMINIMTIMFFVAVMGIYQDRLINILTIVSTLGIVSYYFLTQRELIFHSTSNLDLMYFLLTFCFVSITSMMHAVFNNKLQEESEQQKQEAIASKESLQRVLDQINESLTSMQDYQENLNKVTDGVNVRAVETVASLQDIMESFTVQTSNTDELRREMSSTNLQVEDMTRSVTEMHEYVESTKEATSESGKRIGNIGNDFERFITDIQGTNQLIQELNKETESIGKIIQTISDISAQTNLLALNATIEASRAGEHGRGFAVVADEVRKLAESSKLSSESISSLLMTIREKMKLVSDMISESQTSFEKNSEGILEVQEMFTNVDNYMQNFADKTKNLQEFIVHVHSMIQEVGAKVEVNADITDKNKESLEEVLVLVSEQKDEVVKVSGGFEKIEQQMRGLHM